A portion of the Scylla paramamosain isolate STU-SP2022 chromosome 32, ASM3559412v1, whole genome shotgun sequence genome contains these proteins:
- the LOC135089383 gene encoding protein rtoA-like — MGKWHKGTQTKIQKQYKGTQMKTQNRNKGTQTKTQNRHKGTQMKTQNRNKGTQTKTQNRHKGTQMKIQNRNKGTETKTQNRHKGTQMKTRNKHKATQTNTQNRHKETQTKIQNRHKRTQIKTQNKHKATQMGTQNRHKGTQTRIQNRDKGTRKKIQKKHKGTQTRTHNKHK; from the coding sequence atgggaaagtggcacaaaggaacacaaacgaagatccagaaacagtacaaaggaacacaaatgaagaccCAGAACaggaacaaaggaacacaaacgaagaCCCAGAACaggcacaaaggaacacaaatgaagaccCAGAACaggaacaaaggaacacaaacgaagaCCCAGAACaggcacaaaggaacacaaatgaagatcCAGAACAGGAACAAAGGAACAGAAACGAAGACCCAGAACaggcacaaaggaacacaaatgaagaccCGGAACAAGCATAAGGCAACACAAACGAACACCCAGAACAggcacaaagaaacacaaacgaaGATCCAGAACAggcacaaaagaacacaaatcaAGACCCAGAACAAGCATAAGGCAACACAAATGGGAACCCAAAACaggcacaaaggaacacaaacgagGATCCAGAACAGGGACAAAGGAACCCGAAAGAAGATccagaagaaacacaaaggaacacaaacgagaacccacaacaaacacaaatga